In Nitratireductor mangrovi, the genomic window TCGCCGATTGCGTTCCAAGCCCGGCGATCGTCTTTGACGCCAGCGAGCGCGTTGTTGCGGCCAACCGCTCGGCGCGGCGGCAATCCCTGACAGGCACCCCAAAGTTGACCGACATGACCGGAAGCCGCGACGAATTGACGAAAATCAGGAAAGCCGTATCCGCTCTCGGTTTGACGGGCGATTTCGCGTCGGTTCCGCTTGCCACGGATCTTGCGAACGGGTTGAACAGTTGTGCCCTTCTGAAGCGTATTCATCCGGGTTTCAGCGGCCGGAAGGGCGGCGACCTCTTTCTGCTAACGATTGCAGACTTCGGTTTTGACGAGGCAACGCGGGTCAGTTTCCGCGATGCCTACGGCCTTACCAATGCGGAAGCCTCGGTGGCCGTGCTGCTCGCAAGCGGCCTCAACGCAGAGGAAATCGCTCGCGACCGTTCGGTCTCGCTGGTGACGGTGAGGAGCCAAATCAAGTCGATCAAGCACAAGACGCGGGCCCGCGATCTGCCGCGCCTGGTCAGGCTGATCTGCGGGTATGCGGTTGGGATCCTTGCGCCAAACGGCACGCTGACGCCCCATCAGTCGCCCCTGGTCGACGGCACATCGGCATCCTCCGGCATGTTCACATTAAGCGACGGTCGCCAGATGGAATACATCGTCCAGGGCGCTCCTGACGGGCGCTCCGTGCTTTCCTTCCACAATATGCCCTACGGCCTTGTCCTGCCGGAAGCGGGTATACGCGCGGCGGCTGCACGGGGCTTGAAGATCATCGCCCCGCTGCGCCCCGGGCACGGGCGGTCCGGCCCGCTCCCGGGCGTCACTCGCGACGATCTGTTCAACCAGGTCGCCCGCGATGCGGACGAGCTGTTGACCCACCTGGACGCACCGAAGGCCGTGCTGCTTGGCCATAGCGGCGGCTCCAGCTACGCAATCCGTTTCGCCAGCATGTTCCCGCACAAGGTTACATCCATCTTAATGCTGACGCGGGCGCCGATCTGGAAGGACGAGTGGTACAGGCTTCTGCCACAGCGCCAGAAGCTGATCTCGACCATGCTCAGATACATGCCGAGCCTTGCCAACGTACTGATCTGGGCGATCCTTTCTTACGTGAACCGCCAGGACGGCAACGATTTTCTGCGCCAGTCGGTCAAGGAAAGCGAGGCCGACCTGCGCGCGCTGGACGACCCGGAAACGCTGCGCCTGATGGAGGACGGCATCAAATTTGGGCTGGTCCAGGGCCCGGACGCCTTCTGCCGGGACTGGGAGGCGATGGACATCGACATGACAGCCGAGGCGCGCGCCCTGCCGCATCCCATGCATATCATCCAGGGCGCAGACGACCTCATCACCCGGCCGGAATTCTCCGCAGCCTTCGTCGAACAGGTGCCGACCGCCACGCGGGAAATCGTCAAGGGAGCGGGCAACCTCCTGTTCTACAGCCATTGGCGCCGCGTGATCGACCGGCTCTGACACTGGGTACCGGCAACAAACTCGCGCTGAAAAGTCATTTGCATACCCACTAGTAGGTATGACTGACGTCGCCGACTTCCTTAATAAGACAGATATCTGCGGGTGGGCCAGCGGCTTGGCAGCTGCCCCGAATTCGAAAGACGTAGATGGAGGAAGCGGTGAGAAGAGTATCAGAATTTCTGGTTGTGTTGTTTCTTTCTTTCGCGGCCAGCCCCGCCCTGGCCCAAAGTGCAAGCGCGGACCAGAGGACCTGGGCTGCAGGCGCCGTTAGCTATATCCAGCTCATGAGAGCGATGAATCACAAGATAGAATACGCGACCGCGATGATTCAGGCGGCGAGCCCCGAAATCGGGAACAACGCGACGTGGACCTACGCGCTGCTCGCAGCCGGGAACTACCCGCCCGAAAACATCGGTGACTATTTTCGGCAGT contains:
- a CDS encoding alpha/beta hydrolase, with the translated sequence MAVLLASGLNAEEIARDRSVSLVTVRSQIKSIKHKTRARDLPRLVRLICGYAVGILAPNGTLTPHQSPLVDGTSASSGMFTLSDGRQMEYIVQGAPDGRSVLSFHNMPYGLVLPEAGIRAAAARGLKIIAPLRPGHGRSGPLPGVTRDDLFNQVARDADELLTHLDAPKAVLLGHSGGSSYAIRFASMFPHKVTSILMLTRAPIWKDEWYRLLPQRQKLISTMLRYMPSLANVLIWAILSYVNRQDGNDFLRQSVKESEADLRALDDPETLRLMEDGIKFGLVQGPDAFCRDWEAMDIDMTAEARALPHPMHIIQGADDLITRPEFSAAFVEQVPTATREIVKGAGNLLFYSHWRRVIDRL